In one window of Brachionichthys hirsutus isolate HB-005 unplaced genomic scaffold, CSIRO-AGI_Bhir_v1 contig_797, whole genome shotgun sequence DNA:
- the LOC137912901 gene encoding isoaspartyl peptidase/L-asparaginase-like — MSAVIVVHGGVRAKSDELEKASVDGVKVAARNGFAVLKRGGSALDAVEAAVRTMEDNSMINAGHGAVLNADGEVELDALIMDGRTLSSGAVSSVKNIANPVSLARAVMEKTDHVILTSRGANQFAESIGVSTVPTDSLVTEFERKEWEKQGTFARELSEHYNTHLAHDTVGAVAVDCVGNVACATSTGGIRNKMAGRVGDAPIIGCGGYADNLSGAVACSGHGESSLKVTLARLILFHVEQGKSVAESSQLALQYMADRVHGAGGCIVVSPSGQWTATFTTKRLVWAAVDRDGLWYGIEPNERFNEQLTV; from the exons ATGTCAGCAGTCATCGTTGTACACGGTGGAGTGAGGGCCAAATCGGATGAACTGGAAAAGGCCTCTGTTGATGGAGTAAAAGTTGCAGCTCGCAACGGGTTTGCAGTcctgaaaagaggaggaagcgcTTTGGATGCTGTTGAGGCAGCCGTGAGAACCATGGAAGATAACAGTATGATTAATGCAG GACATGGAGCTGTGCTAAATGCTGATGGAGAAGTGGAGCTGGATGCCCTCATTATGGATGGGAGGACACTTTCCAGTGGTGCCGTCTCCTCAGTCAAAAACATTGCCAATCCCGTCTCACTGGCACGAGCAGTGATGGAAAAG ACTGACCACGTGATATTGACAAGCAGAGGTGCAAACCAGTTTGCGGAGAGCATTGGCGTGAGCACAGTCCCCACTGATTCACTGGTGACGGAGTTTGAGAGGAAGGAATGGGAGAAACAAGGCACGTTTGCTCGTGAACTAAGTGAACATTACAATACTCATTT GGCCCATGACACTGTCGGAGCAGTTGCCGTGGACTGTGTTGGTAATgttgcatgtgcaacatcaacCGGAGGGATCAGAAATAAAATGGCTGGCCGAGTAGGAGACGCTCCAATCATTG GCTGTGGAGGATATGCAGACAACTTGAGTGGCGCAGTGGCTTGTAGCGGTCATGGAGAGTCCAGTCTCAAAGTCACCTTGGCAAGACTCATTCTTTTCCATGTTgagcaag GTAAATCAGTAGCAGAGTCCTCACAGTTGGCTCTGCAGTACATGGCGGACCGTGTCCACGGTGCAGGAGGCTGTATTGTAGTGTCCCCATCAGGACAGTGGACAGCCACATTTACCACCAAGAGATTGGTTTGGGCAGCAGTGGATCGTGACGGCCTGTGGTATGGGATAGAGCCAAATGAACGATTTAATGAGCAGCTGACTGTGtaa
- the LOC137912911 gene encoding PHD finger protein 3-like: MDVVDTFNHLMPSDQLDQSQIIRQNSECEASNAFGPGLQLEDSLKIMLSDKDPMFGCASSQFLLDNEDPTFQITASPGLNDGSMSTGLSSGLKAAETKVKRPVGRPRKRPCNLEQKHGGGPQPAHISPNTTGRGRPGRKPANRLQKSFLIEKGVKGTQLKKELTLGGRIDINSLDGGLWLNPMVVLRRLTVTIGGFRIELLPGPSYTQNVETSQAAYLDDGLSYGGGVEFVALPDDAVHIQNPVLENIADTDVIKNSSADDAALALGPYVNPNDVQASSGPLIESACAQEAKLDDQSVCEKEKPVGKGEGDIKQPPSDQSNEATVDDKKDPKEKQQIVAKALLKSKQGQTSYKNKEMVSGKVNNMKAQKLSQNTPSTVVQREDMHKTKHPKEKKDITPLKRAAENTQTERTTKTQRIQGPGVSKVKSKLPSSPVKKIPTSGNRVDLQGPNKCTPHNSTKVDNIHLAHSRPSHSLKITDDRGLEKTNVKRQEKVHQRQKSKHSRSISLDEPELFIPDNAPVVKKGTAEEPANSETVWDGNNCCGLCKQHHNNMFMVGCGRCEDWFHGDCVGLDLTKVREMEEEDQMYVCLKCCEEESKTVEPNKPEVQDHKQPPKARPGPSQILSPGGVRPVRKDPERRPSTDVKEAAHKTGIPLKQEAKSKTSSKKPVSVEAIRRSVRDSLKEILIQRLKESDLKISVERASEVAKKTERELFHLYKDTDNKYKNKYRSLMFNLKDTKNNVLFKRVLNGEISPDNLIRLSPEELASKELAAWRKRENRHTIEMIEKEQREVERRPITKITHKGEIEIESQEPVKAPEAAELEPCPKVSEVSAEPPKNPEKAADIKKIERDTTSQHKSHLFDLHCKICTGRMAPPVEEPPTKVIKVATTVVRRQSAKADEAKGTAPSVTDDDLHLTVLEESFRNAQPGYEGRSDHTSGRDEEAAFLSSLQSLWRGFINMNAVAKLVTKAFPVSGAMDNLTEDLPDSFQVGGRINPQMVWDYLEKIRATGTKEVCLIRFSPETEEDEISYTLLYAYFSSRRRFGVVSNNRKQVKDMYLIPLGATEKVPHQLVPFDGPGLENNRSNLLLGLIIRQRPKRDFMPLDLNESARIIPETKSIAVCTQETRAPEEDEKSFLSSLTVVADKKDDDALNIAEDVEEPIKESFEETSASETNSQESYKPLRFLPGVLLGWGGELPPLPDVGGKPLTVADDTKKAQLVPKTEALAGKVKSPTAGVPRERFIIKKKEAKPVKVEPELTSPTDASAANKDAAVVTHAAPVSLKDKPPDVSTEAFLESLSTAGPEANRSNASASSEAMPEGDPPAHTNGSKPQASGILKKSSVYSGVNDDKSAALQKDKASLPPPSSPKPVPVSSSTRNEPVTLFHQGFLQISQAKNKPEGESKVPVQSTTSEKEDPGVSKAGAAVTQTVRPPRVQEPQAIPSTEPSDLEQDSVKTIPGHISAASIPSQQQQQPDAPSDDDCTRGPPAQDQDHSAPCAQDGTLHILPGLQPQFAERYADPSSQPPSLAGDDECVEERHTELLGRQQIIEAHHGRHGYYKDSQHGKRSRHHEKKHDRNHDDKYRDRSKHHGHSDERYGEKRRERHHSDEYGGRHKDKHRHRRDSDYENVRRSSKDSYS; encoded by the exons ATGGATGTTGTGGACACCTTTAACCATTTGATGCCCAGTGACCAGTTAGATCAATCCCAGATAATAAGACAGAATTCAGAATGTGAAGCCAGTAATGCGTTTGGGCCGGGACTCCAATTGGAAGATTCACTGAAGATCATGCTCAGCGACAAAGATCCCATGTTTGGGTGTGCAAGCTCACAGTTTCTGCTGGACAATGAGGACCCCACTTTCCAGATTACTGCCTCACCAG GTCTCAATGATGGTTCAATGTCCACAGGCCTCAGCAGTGGACTCAAAGCCGCAGAGACTAAAGTCAAAAGACCTGTTGGCAGGCCGAGGAAACGTCCATGTAATTTAGAACAAA AACATGGCGGTGGCCCACAACCTGCTCACATATCCCCCAATACCACGGGCCGAGGACGACCGGGCAGGAAGCCTGCGAACAGGCTGCAGAAGTCATTTCTCATTGAGAAAGGTGTTAAAGGCACTCAGCTAAAGAAGGAGTTAACTCTTGGAGGGCGCATCGATATTAACAGCCTTGATGGTGGATTATGGCTTAATCCTATGGTTGTATTGAGACGCTTGACAGTCACAATTGGCGGATTCAGGATTGAGCTGCTTCCAGGACCCTCTTacacacaaaatgttgaaaCAAGCCAGGCTGCGTACTTGGATGATGGCTTATCATATGGTGGGGGTGTTGAGTTTGTTGCCTTGCCTGATGACGCTGTCCACATACAGAATCCCGTACTTGAAAACATTGCAGACACAGATGTAATTAAGAACAGCTCTGCTGATGATGCAGCCCTTGCACTGGGTCCGTATGTGAATCCTAACGATGTGCAGGCCTCCAGTGGTCCATTAATAGAGAGCGCCTGTGCACAAGAGGCAAAACTTGACGATCAGAGCGTTTGTGAAAAGGAGAAGCCGGTTGGTAAAGGAGAAGGAGACATCAAACAGCCGCCCAGCGATCAGAGTAACGAAGCAACTGTTGACGATAAGAAAGATCCAAAGGAAAAACAGCAGATTGTGGCCAAAGCACTGCTTAAGTCTAAACAAGGACAAACTTCATACAAGAACAAGGAGATGGTTTCTGGTAAAGTAAACAACATGAAGGCACAAAAACTGTCCCAAAATACGCCGTCCACTGTCGTCCAAAGAGAAGACATGCACAAAACGAAACAcccaaaggaaaagaaagacattaCGCCTCTGAAAAGAGCTGCAGAAAACACCCAAACGGAGCGCACTACAAAGACGCAAAGGATCCAGGGTCCAGGAGTTAGCAAAGTGAAGTCAAAATTGCCAAGTTCACCAGTGAAGAAAATCCCGACATCTGGCAACCGTGTTGATCTGCAGGGGCCAAATAAATGTACTCCTCATAACAGCACCAAAGTTGACAATATTCATTTGGCACACAGCCGTCCAAGCCATTCTTTAAAAATCACAGATGACCGAGGGCTGGAAAAGACCAACGTGAAGAGACAAGAAAAGGTCCATCAAAGACAGAAGAGTAAACATTCAAGGAGCATCTCTCTGGATGAACCAGAGCTGTTCATTCCAGATAATGCTCCCGTTGTAAAGAAGGGAACGGCTGAGGAGCCTGCTAACAGCGAGACTGTATGGGACGGAAATAACTGTTGCGGTCTTTGTAAGCAGCACCACAATAACAT GTTCATGGTAGGCTGTGGCCGCTGTGAGGACTGGTTCCATGGAGACTGCGTCGGCCTTGACCTGACAAAAGTGCgtgaaatggaggaggaggaccagatGTATGTGTGCTTGAAGTGCTGTGAGGAGGAAAGCAAAacggtggagccaaacaaaccAGAGGTGCAGGATCATAAGCAGCCTCCTAAGGCCCGGCCGGGACCGTCCCAGATACTCTCGCCTGGGGGCGTCAGACCAGTAAGAAAG GATCCTGAGAGACGGCCGTCCACAGATGTCAAAGAAGCAGCTCATAAAACAG GCATTCCGCTGAAACAGGAGGCAAAAAGCAAGACATCATCAAAGAAACCTGTGTCTGTGGAGGCAATCAGGCGAAGTGTTCGTGATTCCTTGAAAGAGATCCTCATACAGAG GTTGAAGGAGTCCGATTTGAAGATTTCAGTGGAGCGAGCTTCTGAAGTTGCCAAGAAAACGGAGAGAGAGCTTTTTCATTTATATAAAGACACCGACAACAAATACAAGAACAAATACAGGAGCTTAATGTTCAACCTCAAAGATACTAAAAATAAT GTGCTCTTCAAGAGAGTTCTCAATGGGGAAATATCTCCTGATAACCTCATACGACTGAGTCCCGAAGAACTGGCTTCTAAAGAGTTGGCTGCTTGGCGGAAAAGGGAGAACCGGCAT ACTATAGAGATGATTGAAAAGGAGCAAAGAGAGGTGGAGAGACGACCGATCACTAAGATCACACACAAGGGTGAAATTGAAATTGAGAGTCAAGAACCAGTAAAAGCACCTGAGGCTGCAGAG CTTGAGCCTTGTCCTAAAGTGTCAGAAGTCTCGGCAGAGCCTCCAAAAAACCCAGAGAAGGCGGCCGACATCAAAAAGATAGAAAGGGACACCACCAGCCAACACAAGTCTCACTTATTTGACCTACACTGCAAAATCTGCACAG GTCGCATGGCACCCCCCGTCGAAGAGCCTCCAACCAAAGTGATCAAAGTTGCTACCACCGTGGTTCGGAGGCAGTCGGCCAAAGCAGACGAGGCAAAGGGCACAGCTCCATCTGTGACGGACGATGACCTGCACCTCACTGTTTTAGAAGAGAGTTTCCGAAACGCTCAGCCCGGCTATGAAGGAAG GTCAGATCATACGAGCGGAAGAGACGAAGAGGCGGCTTTTCTTTCCAGCCTGCAGTCGCTGTGGCGTGGGTTCATAAATATGAATGCTGTGGCCAAGTTGGTGACTAAAGCGTTTCCTGTTTCAGGGGCTATGGACAATTTGACCGAG gACCTTCCAGACAGCTTTCAAGTTGGAGGAAGGATAAATCCACAGATGGTTTGGGACTACTTGGAGAAGATTCGGGCAACTGGAACAAAG gAGGTGTGCCTGATTCGCTTCTCCCCTGAGACGGAGGAAGATGAGATCTCCTACACGCTTCTCTATGCCTACTTCAGCAGTCGTAGGCGTTTTGGCGTGGTGTCCAATAACCGGAAACAAGTGAAGGACATGTATCTCATTCCTCTGGGTGCCACTGAGAAAGTTCCACATCAGCTTGTTCCCTTTGACGGGCCGG GTTTAGAAAACAATCGCTCCAACCTTCTCCTTGGACTCATAATTCGCCAGAGGCCAAAAAGGGATTTTATGCCCCTGGACCTAAATGAAAGTGCACGGATTATTCCTGAAACCAAGTCTATCGCTGTTTGCACTCAAGAAACCAGAGCACCTGAGGAGGATGAGAaatctttcctctcctccttgacTGTGGTAGCAGATAAGAAAGACGACGACGCGCTTAACATCGCTGAAGATGTCGAGGAGCCGATTAAAGAGTCTTTTGAAGAAACATCTGCATCAGAGACCAACAGCCAGGAGTCTTATAAACCACTGCGCTTTCTTCCGGGTGTGCTACTAGGCTGGGGTGGAGAATTGCCACCTCTGCCAGATGTTGGAGGCAAACCTCTAACAGTCGCAGATGACACCAAAAAGGCCCAACTAGTTCCAAAAACAGAGGCATTGGCCGGAAAGGTAAAAAGCCCAACAGCTGGTGTCCCACGTGAACGCTTCATCATCAAGAAGAAAGAAGCTAAACCTGTTAAAGTTGAGCCCGAGCTAACGAGCCCGACTGATGCATCCGCCGCTAACAAGGACGCTGCAGTCGTTACCCACGCCGCACCAGTCTCTCTGAAAGATAAGCCTCCAGATGTGTCGACTGAAGCTTTCCTAGAAAGCTTGTCAACAGCTGGGCCCGAAGCAAACAGAAGTAATGCTAGCGCTTCGTCTGAAGCAATGCCTGAAGGGGATCCTCCGGCTCACACAAATGGCTCAAAACCTCAGGCAAGTGGAATATTGAAAAAATCTTCAGTTTACTCCGGTGTGAATGACGACAAATCAGCGGCACTACAAAAGGACAAAGCCAGCCTCCCACCTCCTTCAAGTCCCAAACCAGTTCCCGTGTCGAGCAGCACTAGAAATGAGCCAGTGACGCTATTTCACCAGGGCTTTCTACAGATATCTCAGGCAAAGAACAAACCTGAAGGAGAAAGCAAAGTGCCTGTTCAATCAACCACTAGTGAAAAAGAAGATCCTGGTGTTTCCAAGGCTGGCGCTGCGGTGACTCAGACAGTACGTCCACCCAGAGTCCAAGAACCACAAGCAATTCCTTCCACAGAACCCTCTGACCTTGAACAGGACTCTGTAAAGACTATCCCAGGACACATCAGTGCTGCATCCATCCcatcgcagcagcagcagcagcccgatGCACCCAGCGACGACGATTGCACACGTGGCCCACCCGCTCAGGATCAGGACCACAGCGCCCCGTGTGCTCAGGACGGCACGTTGCACATTCTCCCCGGACTCCAGCCACAGTTTGCCGAGCGCTACGCTGACCCTTCTAGCCAGCCTCCATCTCTGGCCGGAGATGACGAGTGTGTAGAGGAGCGACACACGGAGCTGTTAGGGAGGCAGCAAATCATAGAGGCTCACCACGGGCGACACGGCTACTATAAGGATTCCCAGCATGGGAAAAGGAGCAGACACCACGAGAAAAAGCATGATCGCAACCACGACGACAAGTACAGAGATAGGAGCAAGCATCACGGACACTCGGACGAGCGCTACggtgagaagaggagagagcggCATCACAGCGACGAATACGGCGGCCGTCATAAGGACAAGCACAGACATCGGCGAGACTCTGACTATGAAAACGTACGCAGAAGTTCAAAAGACAGTTACTCatag